In the genome of Ignisphaera cupida, one region contains:
- the fen gene encoding flap endonuclease-1: MGVNLKDLIPPNCKTEVSDLRQLARKIVAFDAYNALYQFLAAIRQPDGTPLMDSKSRVTSHLSGLFYRTINLVENGIKPVYVFDGKPPEIKRIELERRKVRKEKAQKLAEKAYEEGAIEEAAKYVVQAINLESPMVKDAKDLLEAMGMPYVQASEEGEAQAAYLAKKGLSWATASQDYDSLLFGSPRLVRNLTITGRRKLPGREVYVEIKPEIIELNTLLKALGITREQLIDIAILIGTDYNPDGVEGIGPKTALQIIKMHGSLEKALKFLPQAKFPEDPLKIRSYFLNPPVNENVDIEWREPDKNKIIQILVKEHDFSMDRVENAIKRLEKGYREFIKSSTTSLDLWFKK; this comes from the coding sequence ATGGGTGTTAATTTAAAGGATTTAATTCCACCTAACTGCAAAACTGAAGTAAGTGATTTGAGGCAATTAGCTCGAAAAATTGTAGCATTTGATGCTTATAATGCTTTATACCAGTTTCTAGCTGCCATTAGACAACCAGATGGAACACCTTTAATGGATTCAAAATCTAGAGTAACAAGTCATTTAAGTGGACTTTTCTATAGAACTATAAATCTTGTTGAAAATGGTATAAAACCTGTTTATGTATTTGATGGAAAACCACCTGAAATTAAAAGAATTGAGTTGGAAAGAAGAAAAGTAAGGAAAGAGAAAGCACAGAAGTTGGCTGAAAAAGCATATGAGGAGGGGGCTATAGAGGAGGCTGCAAAGTATGTTGTACAGGCAATTAATCTTGAAAGTCCTATGGTTAAAGATGCAAAAGATCTTCTAGAGGCTATGGGAATGCCATATGTTCAAGCATCTGAAGAGGGAGAAGCACAAGCTGCGTATCTAGCCAAGAAGGGTTTAAGCTGGGCTACTGCAAGCCAAGACTATGATTCTCTTCTCTTTGGATCTCCAAGACTAGTTAGAAATCTTACTATAACTGGAAGAAGAAAACTGCCAGGTAGAGAAGTTTATGTTGAGATAAAACCAGAGATAATAGAGCTAAATACATTACTAAAAGCGTTGGGGATAACAAGAGAACAGCTAATAGATATTGCAATATTAATAGGAACAGATTATAACCCAGATGGGGTTGAGGGAATAGGGCCCAAAACAGCTTTACAAATAATTAAAATGCATGGCTCTTTAGAAAAAGCATTAAAGTTTTTACCCCAAGCCAAGTTCCCTGAAGACCCACTGAAAATACGAAGCTATTTCCTCAATCCTCCTGTAAATGAAAATGTTGATATTGAGTGGAGAGAGCCTGACAAAAATAAAATTATTCAAATTTTGGTTAAAGAGCATGATTTTTCTATGGACAGAGTTGAGAATGCTATTAAAAGACTTGAGAAAGGGTATAGAGAGTTTATAAAATCGAGCACTACAAGTTTAGATCTCTGGTTCAAGAAATAA
- the argF gene encoding ornithine carbamoyltransferase, with product MFINSLRNRDLLSIADLSRDELKSLIELSFKLKELYYNGVRYLNVLNGKVVALIFEKHSTRTRVSLQVAIHQLGGHSLYLSSQELQLARGEPVKDTARVLERYVDGIAARVYSHKSLMELADYAKIPVINALSDVEHPLQALADVMTILEFKKNLKNVKIVFVGDGRDNVAHSLMLAVAMLGGTIFIATPQGYEPEPRLYNLARDYANESGGYVAIVRDPIEAVSNADVIYTDVWISMGQESERDKRVKDLRPYQVNKQLVSYAKKDYIFMHCLPAHRNEEVTEDVIESPNSVVWQQAENRLHTSKAVFASILG from the coding sequence ATGTTTATCAACAGCTTGCGTAACAGAGATTTATTGTCTATTGCAGATCTATCTAGAGATGAGTTAAAATCATTAATTGAGCTAAGCTTTAAGCTTAAAGAGCTTTACTATAATGGTGTTAGATATTTAAATGTGTTAAATGGCAAAGTTGTTGCATTGATATTTGAAAAGCATAGCACAAGAACAAGGGTAAGTTTGCAGGTTGCTATACATCAACTTGGTGGCCATTCCCTCTATCTCTCTTCACAGGAGCTTCAACTAGCTAGAGGTGAGCCTGTAAAGGATACTGCAAGAGTTTTGGAAAGATATGTTGACGGTATAGCAGCTAGAGTTTATAGCCACAAATCTCTTATGGAATTAGCAGATTATGCTAAGATTCCTGTTATAAACGCTTTAAGTGATGTTGAACATCCGCTTCAAGCACTAGCAGATGTCATGACCATTTTAGAATTTAAGAAGAATTTAAAGAATGTAAAAATTGTGTTTGTTGGTGATGGTAGAGACAATGTTGCACATAGCTTAATGCTTGCAGTAGCAATGCTTGGAGGAACAATATTTATAGCAACACCACAAGGCTATGAACCTGAGCCAAGACTATACAATTTAGCTAGAGATTATGCAAATGAGTCTGGAGGGTATGTAGCTATAGTTAGAGATCCCATAGAGGCTGTTAGCAATGCTGATGTGATCTATACTGATGTATGGATTAGCATGGGACAAGAAAGTGAGAGAGACAAACGTGTAAAAGATTTAAGACCTTATCAAGTAAATAAACAGCTTGTATCGTATGCAAAAAAAGATTACATATTTATGCATTGTCTTCCTGCACATAGAAACGAGGAGGTTACAGAGGATGTTATAGAGTCTCCAAATTCTGTTGTGTGGCAACAAGCAGAAAATAGATTACATACCTCAAAAGCTGTTTTCGCATCAATTCTAGGGTAA
- a CDS encoding adenosine-specific kinase: MSSAIKKFEVIDVPIPHGANVIVGQSHFIKTVEDLYEALVTSVPNIKFGIAFNEASGKRLVRYDGNDEELVKLAIDVALKIGAGHVFVLYIRNAWPINVLNALKNVQEVVKIYAATANPLQIIVVETNQGRGVIGVVDGYTPLGVEDTNEKRERYEFLRKIGYKK, encoded by the coding sequence ATGTCATCTGCTATTAAAAAGTTTGAGGTTATAGATGTTCCAATTCCACATGGTGCTAATGTTATTGTGGGGCAAAGCCATTTTATAAAAACTGTAGAGGATTTATATGAAGCTTTGGTAACTTCTGTACCCAATATAAAATTTGGGATAGCTTTTAATGAGGCTAGTGGAAAAAGGCTTGTAAGATATGATGGAAATGATGAGGAGCTTGTTAAACTTGCTATTGATGTTGCTTTAAAAATTGGTGCAGGTCATGTATTTGTTTTGTATATAAGAAATGCTTGGCCCATTAATGTGTTGAATGCTTTGAAGAATGTTCAAGAGGTTGTCAAAATATATGCTGCTACTGCAAACCCATTGCAGATAATAGTAGTGGAAACAAATCAGGGAAGAGGAGTTATTGGTGTAGTTGATGGCTATACACCACTAGGTGTTGAAGACACTAATGAAAAACGTGAAAGATATGAGTTTCTTAGAAAAATAGGTTACAAGAAATGA
- a CDS encoding PolB1-binding protein PBP2 family protein: MESKILSNLLQYIKDDDLKKKILSLSSDEVKVLEYFIQNISVGSLIALRELRFMYKVSDPKFVIRKLVEKGLLEQGYGCYSLSKTLREVLYNIIVSSRK, translated from the coding sequence ATGGAGAGCAAGATTTTGTCAAATCTTTTGCAATATATCAAAGATGATGATTTGAAGAAAAAAATATTGTCACTTTCTTCTGATGAGGTAAAGGTTTTAGAATACTTTATACAAAATATTTCAGTTGGTTCATTAATAGCTTTAAGAGAATTGAGATTCATGTACAAAGTTAGTGATCCAAAATTTGTGATAAGAAAACTTGTGGAAAAAGGTTTGCTTGAACAAGGATATGGATGCTACTCTTTATCAAAAACTTTGAGAGAAGTTCTCTACAATATAATTGTTTCAAGCAGGAAGTAG
- the speD gene encoding adenosylmethionine decarboxylase yields MSAAMRTVLVYGKHVVGNLYNCNPEKLGNMLYLINLVRNAAKVGNMTLLDIKSWKIGNGVSIVGIVLESHISIHTWPEHNFATVDVYSCGSHTNPEKAFDYIASSLEAQRIEKRVIDRSYEI; encoded by the coding sequence ATGAGTGCAGCAATGAGAACAGTGCTAGTATATGGTAAGCATGTAGTAGGAAATTTGTATAATTGCAATCCAGAGAAGCTAGGGAATATGCTATACCTTATAAATCTAGTGAGAAATGCTGCAAAAGTTGGAAACATGACTCTTCTTGACATCAAGTCCTGGAAAATAGGAAATGGTGTTAGTATTGTGGGAATAGTGTTAGAGAGTCATATATCCATACATACATGGCCTGAACACAATTTTGCAACAGTTGATGTGTATAGCTGTGGTTCTCATACAAATCCTGAAAAAGCATTTGACTACATAGCTTCATCATTAGAAGCGCAAAGAATTGAAAAGAGAGTTATTGATAGAAGCTATGAGATTTAA
- a CDS encoding DNA topoisomerase IV subunit A, producing MAMEQTKKFISSVDIRARIKAAEKFNEVFEKVVKAVLNCEEPRLVIPKRTLSNTIYDKEKGLLLLGPATFERSFLDVKEARKFMQTLLMAKIIYDALINNEYPTIRDLFYRGKHSIRYRDHKGRVEEENTWDEQKESDSVLRDIEVLVNLLREEMLILSKEKGKVVGDMRIRSGDDVIDLSKMGHGAYAIEPTPDLIEFIDVNAEFVLVVEKDAVFQQLHRAGFWKKYRAILVTSAGQPDRATRRFVRRLNEELKLPVYILTDADPYGWYIYSVFKIGSITLSYESERLATPKAKFLGVSMTDIFGDKNKKPYLSESERRNFIIKAKKTDIKRAQELLNYEWFKTEKWSKEINIFLQKQSKLEIEALTGKGLHFLMDTYIPMKIQTQDFIE from the coding sequence ATGGCTATGGAGCAAACCAAAAAATTCATATCTTCTGTGGATATCAGGGCTAGGATAAAAGCTGCTGAAAAGTTTAATGAAGTTTTTGAGAAAGTTGTCAAAGCTGTTTTGAATTGCGAGGAACCAAGGCTTGTAATACCGAAGAGAACACTGTCAAACACTATATATGATAAGGAAAAGGGGTTGCTTCTCTTAGGTCCAGCAACATTTGAGAGAAGCTTTTTGGATGTTAAAGAAGCTAGAAAGTTTATGCAAACACTTCTAATGGCTAAGATAATATACGATGCTCTTATAAATAATGAGTATCCAACAATAAGAGATTTGTTTTATAGGGGTAAGCATAGCATTAGATATAGAGATCATAAGGGCAGGGTCGAGGAGGAGAATACGTGGGATGAGCAAAAAGAAAGTGATTCTGTTTTGAGGGATATAGAGGTTTTGGTGAATTTGCTTAGAGAGGAAATGCTTATTTTGAGCAAGGAGAAAGGGAAAGTTGTTGGGGATATGAGGATTAGATCAGGTGATGATGTTATTGACTTGAGTAAGATGGGTCATGGAGCATATGCTATAGAGCCAACACCAGATCTAATAGAGTTTATCGATGTTAATGCAGAGTTTGTGCTTGTTGTTGAGAAGGACGCTGTTTTTCAGCAACTGCATAGAGCTGGGTTCTGGAAAAAATATAGAGCAATACTTGTGACAAGCGCTGGGCAACCAGATAGAGCAACAAGAAGATTTGTAAGAAGATTGAATGAGGAGCTAAAGCTGCCGGTATATATATTAACAGATGCTGATCCATATGGATGGTACATATACAGTGTTTTCAAAATTGGCTCAATAACACTATCATATGAAAGCGAAAGACTAGCAACGCCAAAAGCAAAATTCTTAGGAGTAAGCATGACAGACATATTTGGAGATAAAAACAAAAAGCCATACTTATCAGAATCGGAAAGAAGAAACTTTATAATAAAAGCTAAGAAAACAGATATCAAAAGAGCTCAAGAACTGTTAAATTACGAATGGTTCAAAACAGAGAAATGGAGTAAAGAAATAAACATATTTCTACAAAAACAAAGCAAACTAGAAATAGAGGCATTAACTGGAAAAGGACTTCACTTTCTAATGGACACCTACATACCAATGAAAATACAAACACAAGACTTCATAGAATAG
- a CDS encoding DNA topoisomerase VI subunit B has product MSTAEKFRSISPAEFFYRNKEIAGFANPARALYQSVRELVENALDATDSHGILPEISISIDRDPNKTYVYRITVKDNGIGVPENYVPDAFGRVLFSSKYVLRQTRGLFGLGAKMVILYGQITVGEPAEIVSATINSKKIYKYKIMIDIKENKPIVLEKSWWPNKTSWHGTIVKVAIEGDWGKARQKVLEYVKRTAIVTPYANIVFRTPDGEIKIYQRVVDKLPPPPRETKPHPHGIDLEMLKAMISETKTQTLLDFLSEEFQGVGRVLAERFITKNNFDPNANPKTLSKDDLEKLVRALKEFNEFRKPRSDHLSPIGSDLIKIGLSSILKPEFVDAITRKPIVYEGHSMIVEVGIAYGGAIEPVEEPLLLRFANKIPLLYDEKSDVAWKVVSENIDWGYYDIVFPAPIAILVHVCGTKIPYKGVGKESIAEVPILENEIEEGVRHVARSLKLYLARKQKEEEAARKAITLIKYIPEIASALVVFAKSNPEPVNVETLESKLFELVKNRFRDSLKNISSPRDVVLSVE; this is encoded by the coding sequence ATGAGTACAGCAGAGAAGTTTAGAAGCATAAGCCCTGCAGAGTTTTTCTATCGAAATAAGGAGATAGCTGGTTTTGCAAATCCCGCAAGAGCATTGTATCAATCTGTTAGAGAACTTGTTGAAAATGCTTTAGATGCAACAGATTCTCATGGGATTTTACCAGAAATCTCAATATCAATAGATAGAGATCCTAACAAAACCTATGTCTATAGGATAACTGTTAAAGACAATGGAATTGGTGTTCCAGAAAACTATGTTCCAGATGCTTTTGGAAGAGTTCTTTTCAGCTCAAAATATGTCTTGAGGCAAACAAGAGGGCTTTTCGGTCTTGGAGCAAAAATGGTTATTTTATATGGTCAAATAACTGTTGGAGAACCTGCAGAAATAGTGTCTGCAACGATAAACTCGAAAAAGATTTACAAATACAAAATAATGATAGATATTAAGGAGAACAAGCCTATTGTGCTTGAGAAGAGCTGGTGGCCAAATAAAACCAGTTGGCATGGAACTATTGTAAAAGTTGCTATTGAGGGTGATTGGGGCAAGGCTAGACAAAAAGTTTTGGAGTATGTTAAGAGAACAGCTATAGTCACTCCCTATGCAAATATAGTTTTTAGAACTCCCGATGGAGAGATAAAGATTTATCAAAGAGTTGTCGATAAACTACCACCACCACCAAGGGAAACAAAGCCACATCCACATGGAATAGATCTTGAGATGCTAAAAGCAATGATTAGTGAAACAAAGACACAAACACTTCTAGACTTTCTCTCGGAAGAGTTTCAAGGTGTTGGCAGGGTTTTGGCTGAAAGATTTATTACTAAAAATAATTTTGATCCAAATGCAAATCCCAAGACGTTATCAAAAGATGATTTAGAAAAGCTTGTTAGAGCATTAAAGGAGTTTAACGAATTTAGAAAGCCTAGATCTGACCATCTTTCGCCAATAGGATCAGATCTTATAAAAATTGGGTTGAGTTCAATTCTAAAACCAGAATTTGTTGATGCTATTACAAGAAAGCCTATTGTTTACGAGGGACACTCCATGATAGTTGAGGTTGGCATTGCTTATGGAGGTGCTATAGAGCCTGTTGAAGAACCTTTGCTATTGAGATTTGCAAACAAGATACCGCTTCTGTATGATGAGAAAAGTGATGTTGCTTGGAAAGTGGTATCAGAAAATATTGACTGGGGTTATTACGACATAGTTTTTCCAGCACCAATAGCTATTCTTGTTCATGTTTGCGGCACTAAAATACCGTATAAGGGTGTTGGTAAAGAAAGTATTGCTGAGGTTCCCATATTGGAGAATGAGATTGAGGAGGGTGTTAGACATGTTGCAAGATCTCTAAAGCTTTATTTAGCTAGGAAACAAAAAGAGGAGGAGGCAGCTAGAAAAGCAATAACATTGATTAAATACATTCCAGAAATTGCTAGCGCCTTAGTGGTATTTGCAAAAAGCAATCCTGAACCAGTTAATGTGGAGACTTTGGAGTCAAAGCTTTTTGAATTAGTCAAGAACAGGTTTAGAGATAGCTTAAAGAATATTTCATCGCCAAGAGACGTTGTTTTATCAGTTGAATGA
- a CDS encoding deoxyhypusine synthase gives MELHEVEEPFLLKDMKVEDLISIYGKIHGFMASHLFDAINIVKEVRDKCDIRIISFTGNIVATGARSIIAQLIKEKIFNVVITTCGAVDHDIAKSFGGKYLKGFFDADDVELYKKGMHRLGNVFIPVDSYGPLIEKVVHKFLHEIVSQYGLKAFGVREILYEIGKRIYDEKSILRNAALSNTPIYVPGFLDGAFGTALLTFSQFNKFNIDVFKDEKELADIVFHANCIGALIIGGGISKHHTLWWAQFHGGLDYAIYITTATEWDGSLSGARPKEAITWGKLKEKAKNVVVYADATLVLPIIAYAAIFLK, from the coding sequence ATGGAGTTGCATGAAGTTGAAGAACCTTTTCTGTTAAAAGATATGAAGGTAGAGGATCTAATTAGTATATATGGAAAAATACATGGTTTTATGGCTTCACATCTATTTGATGCTATAAACATTGTTAAGGAAGTTAGAGACAAATGCGATATTAGAATAATTTCGTTTACAGGAAACATTGTGGCTACAGGTGCAAGAAGCATTATAGCTCAGCTCATTAAAGAGAAGATATTCAATGTTGTAATAACAACCTGTGGTGCTGTAGATCATGATATTGCGAAAAGTTTTGGTGGCAAATATTTAAAGGGCTTTTTTGATGCAGATGATGTGGAGTTGTATAAGAAGGGTATGCACAGACTTGGAAATGTGTTTATACCTGTTGATAGCTATGGGCCACTTATAGAAAAGGTTGTTCACAAATTCTTACATGAAATAGTGTCTCAATATGGTTTGAAAGCATTTGGTGTAAGAGAAATTCTTTATGAAATTGGAAAAAGAATATATGACGAAAAGTCAATTCTTAGAAATGCCGCACTTTCAAATACACCAATATATGTTCCAGGGTTTCTTGACGGTGCTTTTGGAACAGCTCTTCTAACCTTTTCACAATTCAATAAGTTTAACATTGATGTGTTTAAGGATGAGAAAGAACTTGCAGATATTGTTTTTCATGCAAATTGCATTGGAGCTTTAATAATTGGTGGTGGAATAAGCAAGCATCACACATTGTGGTGGGCTCAATTTCATGGAGGTTTAGATTACGCAATATACATAACCACAGCTACTGAATGGGATGGGTCATTGAGTGGTGCAAGACCCAAAGAAGCTATTACATGGGGTAAGCTGAAGGAAAAAGCAAAGAATGTTGTTGTTTATGCAGATGCAACACTGGTGTTACCTATAATAGCTTATGCAGCTATTTTTCTAAAGTAG
- the hisS gene encoding histidine--tRNA ligase, giving the protein MRDLLEPIRGFKDYTPPESEAITWICDNFKEVAKSFGYKEVKTPTVENFKLFALKSGEEIRNSMYVFKDKGDREVALRPEVTPSVVRVYLKELRSWPKPIRLFYIANVFRYDEPQYGRYREFTQAGVEILGGDDIYYDIELIELLEEFYSRIGLSKRIYKVNNVALFKKIAKLANFSDEETERMLHLLDKGMFREAASLFDLKGFAKYSELVMFLATAHREGLGMNSIISKLIEMGIYKELENDVTLLTKYVDFLKSIGVNVVVDPGFARGIAYYTNIIFEVQVPGMAISIAGGGRYNNLTVVYGGEELSSTGFAIGVERTLLALQNLGIDLKTMLHRRSVLFLLLDESIIESGFVRALLKELRGKGIVTQLEVSSPSRMSRWLEYASKMGFDYVAIIGKREFEKKSVVVRNLRKWSQVEVDLKQLVEVIEHGVA; this is encoded by the coding sequence TTGAGGGATTTGTTAGAGCCTATAAGAGGCTTCAAAGATTATACACCACCTGAAAGCGAGGCAATCACATGGATTTGTGACAACTTTAAAGAAGTTGCTAAATCATTTGGCTATAAAGAAGTTAAAACACCTACAGTAGAAAACTTTAAGTTGTTTGCACTAAAGTCTGGTGAGGAAATAAGAAATTCTATGTATGTTTTTAAAGATAAGGGAGATCGTGAAGTTGCTTTAAGACCAGAGGTTACGCCAAGTGTTGTAAGGGTTTATCTAAAAGAGCTAAGGTCTTGGCCAAAGCCAATAAGATTGTTTTACATAGCAAATGTGTTTAGATATGATGAACCTCAGTATGGTAGATACAGAGAATTTACCCAGGCCGGTGTGGAGATTCTTGGAGGAGATGATATTTACTATGACATTGAGTTGATAGAGCTTCTAGAAGAGTTTTACAGTAGAATAGGTTTAAGCAAAAGAATTTACAAGGTAAACAATGTTGCATTGTTTAAGAAAATTGCTAAACTAGCTAATTTTAGTGATGAAGAAACGGAAAGAATGTTGCACTTACTTGATAAGGGCATGTTTAGAGAAGCTGCAAGTTTGTTTGATTTAAAAGGCTTTGCAAAGTATAGTGAGCTAGTAATGTTCTTGGCTACTGCACATAGAGAAGGGCTTGGAATGAACAGCATAATTTCAAAGCTTATTGAAATGGGTATTTACAAAGAGTTAGAAAATGATGTAACGTTGTTAACAAAATACGTTGATTTTCTAAAGAGCATTGGTGTTAATGTTGTTGTTGACCCTGGGTTTGCCAGGGGAATAGCATACTACACAAATATCATATTTGAAGTGCAAGTACCTGGAATGGCCATTAGCATTGCTGGAGGTGGAAGATACAATAATCTTACAGTAGTTTATGGAGGTGAGGAGCTATCCTCAACAGGTTTTGCAATAGGTGTTGAAAGAACATTGCTAGCTTTACAAAATCTTGGCATAGACTTGAAAACTATGTTGCATAGGCGTTCTGTTCTCTTTTTATTGTTGGATGAATCAATTATAGAAAGTGGTTTTGTAAGGGCTTTGCTAAAGGAATTGAGAGGTAAAGGTATTGTAACCCAGCTTGAAGTGTCCTCACCAAGTAGGATGAGTAGGTGGCTTGAATACGCATCTAAAATGGGGTTTGACTATGTTGCTATAATTGGAAAAAGAGAGTTTGAGAAGAAAAGTGTTGTTGTTAGAAACTTGAGGAAGTGGAGCCAAGTAGAAGTGGATTTGAAACAACTTGTTGAGGTAATAGAACATGGAGTTGCATGA
- the mtnA gene encoding S-methyl-5-thioribose-1-phosphate isomerase, producing the protein MYPIKVKAIEWTGKGVKWLNTNLLPHQEVYEESSDYERVAKAIESMEIRGAPAIGVAAAFAVAAAVVNADINDVSKLRLLAVKAIERLSRTRPTAYNLFWALERMRKVVMKEYSNGDELRKAIVNEALKIYNEDIETNIKIGEIGEKLIEDGDTILTHCNAGALATAAFGTALAVIRVAWYKGKRISVIATETRPVLQGARLTVWELRKEGIPVTLITDNMVGYVMYRKLVNKVIVGADRILGDGHVINKIGTYTIAIAAKRHGIPFYVAAPTSTFDLRSRIDEVKIEERNPDEVRKVLNRALITIEDVNVLNPAFDITPPDLVTGIITEKGIVTEPYTENIKKLFSL; encoded by the coding sequence ATGTATCCAATAAAGGTTAAGGCTATTGAGTGGACTGGAAAGGGTGTTAAGTGGCTTAACACTAATCTTTTACCTCATCAGGAGGTTTACGAGGAGAGTAGTGATTATGAACGTGTTGCGAAAGCTATAGAATCTATGGAGATTAGAGGTGCTCCAGCAATTGGTGTGGCAGCAGCATTTGCGGTAGCAGCTGCAGTTGTTAATGCTGATATAAATGATGTTTCTAAACTAAGATTGCTTGCTGTAAAGGCTATTGAAAGACTTAGCAGAACAAGGCCAACAGCCTACAACCTTTTCTGGGCCTTGGAGAGAATGAGAAAAGTTGTGATGAAAGAGTATAGCAATGGAGATGAGTTGAGAAAAGCTATTGTCAATGAGGCTTTAAAGATTTACAATGAAGATATTGAAACAAATATAAAAATTGGTGAAATTGGTGAAAAGCTTATAGAAGATGGAGACACTATTCTAACACATTGCAATGCAGGTGCATTAGCTACAGCAGCTTTTGGAACAGCACTTGCAGTAATTAGAGTTGCGTGGTACAAGGGAAAAAGAATTAGTGTTATAGCTACAGAGACAAGACCTGTTTTGCAAGGTGCTAGACTAACGGTTTGGGAATTGAGAAAAGAGGGCATACCTGTAACCCTAATAACAGATAACATGGTTGGATATGTTATGTATAGAAAACTTGTTAACAAGGTTATTGTTGGTGCAGATAGAATTTTGGGAGATGGCCATGTGATAAACAAAATAGGTACATACACTATCGCAATAGCTGCAAAAAGACATGGAATACCATTCTATGTGGCTGCACCAACATCTACATTTGATTTAAGATCTAGAATAGATGAGGTGAAGATAGAGGAAAGAAATCCTGATGAAGTTAGAAAGGTTCTAAATAGAGCACTTATAACGATAGAGGATGTTAATGTGCTGAACCCGGCATTCGATATAACACCACCAGATTTGGTTACAGGTATTATAACTGAAAAAGGTATTGTTACAGAACCTTATACAGAGAACATAAAGAAGCTGTTTTCCCTTTAA
- a CDS encoding geranylgeranylglyceryl/heptaprenylglyceryl phosphate synthase, with protein sequence MRFRGKVYEMIRSGVDKGLKLHFTLVDPEKIENLKEFSNALRKVVDAGTDAILVGGSLQVYVDDVERIVKLVEEFNVPSILFPGNPMGLARNADAILFISLLNSDDPYYIVGAHVTAAPLIKRIGLEVLPTGYIVVGNANTSVSVIGKARPLPYDKPGIGVAYALAAKFLGMKFVYLEAGSGAPQPVPPYFVEKVKKAIDDTILIVGGGIRDYSKALEIVNAGADIIVTGTVVEEKIDDAIKIISAIKKK encoded by the coding sequence TTGAGGTTTAGAGGCAAAGTATATGAGATGATAAGAAGTGGTGTTGATAAGGGGCTAAAACTTCACTTTACCTTAGTAGATCCTGAGAAAATAGAAAATTTGAAGGAGTTCTCAAATGCCTTAAGAAAAGTTGTTGATGCTGGTACAGATGCTATACTTGTTGGTGGTAGTCTCCAAGTTTATGTTGATGATGTTGAAAGAATTGTGAAGCTTGTTGAGGAATTCAATGTTCCATCAATACTCTTTCCAGGAAATCCAATGGGTCTTGCTAGAAATGCTGATGCAATACTATTCATATCGTTGCTTAATTCTGACGATCCATACTACATAGTTGGAGCCCATGTTACTGCAGCACCTCTTATAAAAAGAATTGGTTTAGAGGTTTTGCCTACAGGCTATATAGTTGTTGGCAATGCAAATACATCTGTAAGTGTAATTGGAAAAGCAAGGCCTTTACCCTACGACAAACCTGGAATAGGTGTAGCATATGCTTTAGCAGCAAAGTTTTTAGGCATGAAATTTGTTTATCTAGAAGCAGGGTCTGGTGCACCACAACCTGTACCACCATATTTTGTTGAAAAAGTTAAGAAAGCTATTGATGATACAATACTAATTGTTGGTGGAGGCATTAGAGATTATAGCAAGGCATTGGAAATCGTAAATGCTGGTGCAGATATAATAGTTACTGGTACTGTAGTTGAAGAGAAAATTGATGACGCAATAAAAATTATTAGCGCGATTAAGAAAAAGTAG
- a CDS encoding preprotein translocase subunit Sec61beta, whose translation MSSRRRRAGPGLASYVGLIRFYEEVEEQIKLNPYLILFIAIATSILAIALTKLFPPPV comes from the coding sequence ATGTCATCAAGAAGAAGAAGAGCAGGACCTGGCTTAGCAAGTTATGTAGGGTTAATAAGATTCTATGAGGAAGTCGAAGAACAGATTAAGCTAAATCCATACCTTATACTATTTATCGCAATAGCAACTTCAATACTTGCAATAGCTCTCACAAAACTTTTCCCACCACCAGTATAA